The following DNA comes from Candidatus Omnitrophota bacterium.
TATACGCGCACAGGTAACCTCCGTCTCCTATACTAATCTCAAGACTTATATCGCGAATTATGTTGTTTCCAGCGGAACGAACGTCCCTCTTGGCGAAGGGACCTATACCCTTACCATCACGTCCGAGGAAGATAAGGTAAATCTCAATACATTCGACGAAACGGACGCCAGTCAGATCGATATCCTTAAGACATTCCTTACAAATCAGCAGGTCGCGAACATAATAGATTACAGGGATACGGATTCGACAAACACGGCAATAAGCGGTATATCGGGCAATATCGAGGGAGCCGCGCAGTGCAAGAACAAACCTTTTGATTCGATAAACGAGATAAGGGCCGCGACGGGAATAGACCAGAATACTTTCGCGAACAATAAGGACAAGATCACGGTTTATAAGCCTATAATGAGAGGCGGGCTTCTCGGGAAGTATTACGGGGGGGCATCCGGGCCGGGGATATCAGGGGTCTCGCCGGACGTCACCATAGATAAGGCGGGATTTGCCAAGAAGGTCGTCGAACTTGGCCCTGTTTACCAAACCCCGAACGACACCCAGCTTCCCGGCACGGACGGATATGAGTCCACTCCTTCCGATGTGGGCTGGTCTGAGACGCACGACGCAGAGTTTGCCGGCGGAAGCTCGGTTGCCACTATCGTGAATTTCGGAGTCGACAGGTTCGGCGTCATATGGGACGGTTATATCGAGATAATGCCGGATGAGACCGGGGCGCCCATCACTTTCCGCGTGATGGTCGACGACGGCGCCAAACTTTTTTTGGATGACAATACGGCCAATGTCCTCCAGGGTACGAGCTGGCAGGACCAGGACAAGACCGAATACAGCGGGGATTATACGTTCCAGGCGGCGGGCTGGCATAAGATCCGGATCGAATATTATGATAACACCTACGGGAATACGGTGATGTTAAAGTGGAAAGGCGCCAGCTGGGCGGGCGCATCGGTCGTCCCGGCCGAAAGGCTCGGCTATGACCCCCTGATGAAGACGGGCCTTACATACAACCACGCGGGGATATACACCATAACTTCCACGGCTTCTGTCCTAAGTAGCGGCCTGACGGCGGCGACCAGGCAGTTGACCGCGACGGTGGAGGTCTTCGGCACCTGGACCCAGACGACAAAAGAGGAGTTTTGCGCCGCCTGGTTCAATGAACAGGGTAATTTCCGCGACGGCGAGGTCTTTAACGTGAACTGGCTCGACAGCTGCCCGACCGAGGGCGATTACTGGGATGCCGGCGCCTCAAAGATGCGCTGGGAAGAGGCCGGAACATATACCAAAACGCCTGATTCGGTAAAACTCGGCTATTGGGACAATTTCGACGAAGACCCGGCTTTTTCCACCGCCATGATGAAGGGCTATCAATGGAATCGCTCGTGGTGGAATATCCCGGACGTGACCTTAAATATAAGTTTTCAGGATGTCAGGGATAACGACGGGGACGGCGACAACGAAATTTACATCAAATGCAATACGTTTGAGGCGAAGCATTTTGAGCTGAACAGGTATTATTTTAAGCCTGATACCCAAAGCGTGTTCGTGAGGGCTTATCTGAAAGAGCCTGCCCCGTCTACCAGGATAGCCTGGAGAGGGAACGGGATATTATATCCGTTTGCGGTTCCGCCGGCGCCTCCTATGGGACTTTATCCTGGTGCTGGAAGAGACCAATCGGGTAATTATAAAAGTATTTATTATTATGACGAAAACGGTAATGGCCAACTAGATTATCATCAAAATCCAGTTTATCCTTTTAATTACATCTTGGACGACCCACAAGTTTTTCCTGTTTATGACGCCTATAACGGCGATGCCCCGGTGTATATATACAGTCCGGAGGGCAAAACCAATACCGCTTTGGAACCTATTCCCGCGCCGGGCAGTTATCACTATTGGCAGCCGGAAGGGACCGGCTGCGGTTGCTGGCTTTTCGCCAAAGGCTCTGCTGATGATCCTCAACAGTGGGCGAATTGCCTGCAACCTAATGGTTACAAGACATTGTTAACCGATGCGCACGGAACCGTCCAGGTATTGACCGAGCCCAGACCTCTCTGGCCGGACGGGGACACTTGCGAGATACGGCTCTATCAGGGTGCGTTCTTCCATCCGCAATTTGATTATCTTGCGGAGAAAGTCATGGCGATGATAGGATCCGATAGCGACTACTATTATAGTTGGGTAAATGGAGTTATAGAAAATAGTGATCCGAACTGGGCGGCCGGTTATCCCTCCAATCCCATATTCAAATTTGTGGCAAACAACCAGTATCTGGGCGCTGACTGGACTGACCTTGATAGGGGACAACATATAATAGGCGCTAACGACACCTGGCCTTATGCCGGTGCCGTCACCGAGATGCAGACGCATTGGGACGATATACGCTGTATCCCGCCGAGCGGATATCTTGTCTCCACGCCGTTTTACAGCGGAGGATCGATAAAATGGGGGACCGTCTCCTGGTCGGCCCAGACGCCGTCCGGTAACACCGCCGGAGTTTATTTCAGGACAGCCTCTTCCTATAATAATATCCCGGCGTTAGATTCGGGATGGACCGCAGCTGCCAGTAACGGCGCGGCCATAGGCGGGACCAACCCTTGGATACAATACAAGATCGCATTAGCCAAATCGGATATCAACAAGGGCCAGTATACAACAAGCTCGCAGACCCCGGTCTTTGAAGACCTGACATGCACTTATCTGCCTACGGCGCGTATTAAATATTGGAGGGAAGGGTCATGAAGAAGGCGTTCATATTGTTGACAATCGCGATAGTTATTTCTATGCCGGTTTCGTCACGTGCCGATACAATAACTCTCCAGAACGGCAGGACGCTTAACGGGCAGATAATAGGCCAGCCCGATGATTATATAGAGATAAAGCTGGGCTCCGGAAAGATGAAGCTGAGCAGGAAAGATATCAAATCTTTTGAGATAAAAGAGCCGGCCGAGGGTTATTCCAATCCCGACTCCAAAGAGACGGCGCCTGGTAGGACTAACGCGCCGGCAACGCTTTCGAACATAAATTTAAAAGCCGAATACGCAAAGAGCAAGATAAGGATCACGGGTAAGGCCGACCTGCCGCGCGGGACAAAACTTACGCTCAATTTTAAGAGGCAGGACAAGGTCCTCATAACGAAACGTATTACCGTCCGGAGCGGTGATTTTTTCACTCTTATCGAGCCGTTCGAAAGACAGCTTTCGCCTGGTAAATACGCCATCGAAGCGAGAGCGGAAGCGGATAATAAGGAAATAGCCGCGGGGTCATGCGACCTAGTTGTGGGTTCCGTCTCGCAGGTATCCGAAAGGGAGAAGAGCGATAAGCAGCGTCTCACCGAGACCGCGGACAGGGTCCAGTCGCTTTACAACGATTTGAATACGGCCTACGAAACGAACAAAAAGAATTTCGACAAGAAGAAATGGGATGAATGGTCCGCCTCATGGCTCCGGATGACGAACGACCAGATGCGGATGTTCATGGATTACTCGAACGGCAATGTCGAAACGTTATACCCCAAGGTGCATGGTAGCCTGGAAGTATCCTTCCGCCAGCTCGTTCTTCTTAATACGGCCTATTCGATGGAATTTGCCGCGCAAAAGAAACCTGGCGAAGTAGGACAGGGGCCAACCTCGATGATGCTCAATCCGCAATTCCTCAAAAATTCCATCGATTCGACGCTGGCCGACGCGCGGAAAGAGATCAACCTGACCGTTACAAGATAAGAGGCCGTTTTTTCCGCTTGACAAGGATTTGCGCCTACGTTATATTGACTAATACTTATGGATAGATACCCCGCGCAGAACATCCGTAACGTAATTTTTGTCTCGCATTCCGGTTCGGGGAAGACTTCACTGATCGAGGCGCTCCTCTTTAACGCCAAGATGACCACCCGGCTCGGAAAGGTAGCGGAAGGCAACACCCACTCCGACTACAATGCCGACGAGATAGAACGAAAGATCTCCATCACCTCGAAATTCCTTCACCTTATCTGGAAGAACACAAGGGTCCATATCCTCGATACGCCGGGGTACGCCGATTTCGTCGGCGACGTGATAGCCCCGCTGCGGGCGGCTGATGCGGCCGTGCTTTTGATCGAGGCGGTCCACGGCATAGAGGTCGGGACCGAACGCGTATGGCAATTCCTGGAGGAGAGGAACCTCCCTCGCGCGATATTCATAAATAAACTTGATAAAGAGAACGCCAATTTTGAGAATACCCTCAACTCGATACGTGACAGGTTCGGGAAACAGTGCGTCGCGCTCCAGCTTCCCGTAGGGGAGGAGCTTTCGCTCAAAGGCGTAGAGGGCGTCCTGCCGAAGGACGGCAGATATAAGGAAGAGTTGCTCGACGCGGTCGTCGAGACCGACGACACGCTTACCGAGGAATTCCTGGAAGGCAAAGAGATCTCCCAGGAGGAGATGGCCAAGGCGCTAAAGTCGGCGTGTATCTCGGGAAAGATCATCCCGGTCTTTTGCGGCTCGGCAGTCCAGAATATCGGGGTGACGCAGCTCCTGGACGCGATCGTCGACCTTTTTCCGTCGCCGGCAGACAGGCCGCCGGTCGAGGGCATAAACCCGAAGACGAAAGAACCGGCCAAGAGAAATCCCGTCGATACCGAACCCTTCTCTGCTTTCATATTCAAGGATATATTCGATCCTTACGTGGGCCACCTTACGCTCTTCAGGGTATTCTCAGGGACGATAGAATCGAACACCGGATTCTATAATTCATCGAGGGACCTCAAGGAACGCATAGGGCAGATTTATGTCCTGCAGGGCAAGGAGCAGGTGCCCATACAGAAGGCCGGCGCCGGAGATATAGCCGCCGTCGCCAAGCTCAAGGATTCCCACAATAACGACACCCTTTGCGACGAGAAGAACCCCATCGTCTTCCCTGCGACGACATTCCCGGAGCCGTGCATATCCGATTCCGTAAAACCCAAGACGCGCCAGGACGAGGAGAAGATAATGGGCGCATTGACCCGGCTCGCCTCGGAAGACCCGACATTCAAGATAACCCGCGACGAACAGACCCACGAGCTCGTTATATCGGGAATGGGAGACCTCCACCTGGATGTCATGCTCGACAGGATGAAGAAGCGTTTCGGCGTCGATGTAGAGGTGGGCGTTCCCAAAGTCCCCTATAAAGAGACAATAAAAAAGACCGTCAAGATACAGGGCAAATTCAAGAGGCAGTCCGGCGGCCGCGGGCAATACGGTGACTGCTGGCTCGAACTTGAGCCCCTGCCGCACGGACAGCAATTTGAGTTCGTGGATAAGGTCGTAGGCGGCGCGATCCCCAGGCAATTTATTCCGTCGGTCGAGAAAGGGGTAAGGGAAGCGATGAACAAGGGCTTCCTTGCCGGATACCCTGTCGTTGATATCAGGGTGACCGTTTACGACGGCTCGTTCCACGAAGTCGACTCCTCGGATATGGCCTTCCAGATAGCCGGCTCGATGGCCTTTAAGAGCGGGCAGGAGCAGGCGGGCCCGGTCCTTTTGGAGCCGATAATGAGCGTTGAGATAATCGTCCCTAATGATCACCTCGGACAGATAACCGGCGATATTAACTCCCGCCGCGGGAGGATAATGGGCATCGAGGGAAGGGGCAAGCAGGAATATGTCAAGGCCACGATACCCCTGTCCGAGATGTTCAAATACGCGACCGAACTCCGTTCCATGACAGGCGGCCGCGGCTCATATTCGATGAAGTTCGACCACTACGAGGAAGTCCCCGCCAAGATCACCAACCTGATAGTCGCTAACACCAAGAAGGCGGCCGAAGAAGCAGCCGGCGGCCACGCCAACCACGGCCACGAGCACCATAAATAGCGCGGTTCCCGCCCAAAAATCCTTTACATTTTAACTCCCAAAATGGTATAATTTTGTATTCAAATTCCACGAAAAATTAATCTAAATCGGAGGTATTTTCTGAGATGTCCGGACATTCAAAATGGAAAACACAAAAGAACAAAAAAGCCGCCGCTGATGCCGTAAAAGGCAGGGCGTTTACCAAAGCTACCAAAGAGATCACCGTCGCCGCGAAGGACGGGGGCGGCGACCCGGATGTGAATCCGAGGCTTCGCTTTGCCCTGGCAAAGGCCAGAGAAGTGAACATGCCCAAAGACAACATAGAAAAGGCGATAAAGAAGGGCACCGGCGAGCTTCCCGGCGTGATCTATGAAACTATCAATTATGAAATCTACGGGCCGGGCGGCGTAGCGATAATGGTCGAAGCCCTGACCGACAACAAAAACAGGGCCTCGGCAGAAATAAAGAATATCCTCTCGCGCAAGGGCGGCAATATGGCCGGCCCGGGCGCTGTCGCGCGCTTTTTCCATAAGAAGGGGCTGATCGTCATCGAAAAAACGAAGATCGACGAGGATAAGCTTATGGATATAGCCCTCAACGCAGGCGCCGAAGACATGAAGACCGAAGATAAGATCTACGAGATAACGACAGACCCCAAGGATTTCGAGAAGGTCAAGAAGGCGCTTGATGACAACAAGATCGAATGCCAGCTGGCCGAGGTGACTAGTGTCCCGACAATGACGGTAAAGGTCGCCGGCGGCCCCGCGAAACAGGTCCTGGCGCTCGTCGAGGCGCTGGAAGATTACGAGGACGTCCAGAACGTATACGCGAATTTCGATATTCCCGACGAGATACTGGAACAGGCGAAGCAGGAATGACAAATCCCGTTAGAAATCCGATTTCTAACGGGGTTAAAATACTGGGCATCGACCCAGGTTTATGCATGACCGGTTACGGCCTGATAGAGGCCGGGCCTAAGGGAATAAAGCTCATTGAAGCGGGTGTCGTAAGGACCTCGGCGAAAGAAAAAGTAGAGGCAAGGATAGAGAAGATATATAAGGCGATAAAAGGCCTCGTCAGGGAGTCGAAGCCGGACGTGCTGGTCCTCGAACAGTTATATTCCCATTACAGGCACCCCGCCACCTCCATACTTATGGGCCATGCCCGCGGCGCGATATGCCTCCTGGCGAAAGAGACCGGGACGGAACTGGTGGGATATTCGGCCACGCGCGTCAAAAAGGCGGTCACAGGCGCCGGCCACGCGAGCAAATACCAGATGCAACGCATGATACAAAACCTTTTCAATATGAAGTCGGCCCCGAACCCGCCTGATATCTCTGACGCGTTGGCGCTCGCGGTCGCTCACGCACACATCTCCCGGATGGACGGGATAGCGGGGTCAAGATGATATCTCATATCCGCGGCAAGATAGCCAAACGCAAAAGCTCATCCCTCATCATCGATGTCGACGGCGGTATCTCTTACGAGGTATTGATCCCAGGCTGCGTGATGAAGTCGATCGACGGACACATCTCCCCGGACGGTTCCATCAAGCTGATAACATACCATTACCACCATACCGACCCCGCGCGCAGCATACCCGTCCTCATAGGTTTCTTAAACGAGATAGAAAAGGAATTTTTCGAGAAGTTCATCACGGTTTCCGGCATCGGGCCCAAGGCTGCGGTCAGGGCCTTAAACGCCTCTATACCTCAGATAGTAAAAGCGATAGCCGACGGTGACCTCGCCGCGCTAAAATCCCTGCCAGGCATCGGGGAACAGCGCGCCAAGGAGATCGTCGCTAAGCTCCAGAATAAGCTCGGGAAGTTCGGGCTGATACAGGAATACGGCGTAGAGATAACGGTCACCAAGGAACCGGATTTTGTGGAAGAGGCGACCGAGATCCTGCTGCAATTGCAGTATAAGAAACCGGAGGCGAAAGAGATGATACGGAAGGCGCTCGAGCGTTCGCCGGGCATCAAGACCGCCGAAGACCTGTTAAACGAAGTCTATAAACATAAGAAACATTCCAAATGAGCGAAGAGAAGAAAGATAAAGAAGGGCGGTTGCGCGAAAAACTCGTCTTCAGCCAGGAGACAGAGGAAGATATAATATTAAACCTTTCCTTGCGTCCCGCGAAGGTCACGGAGTTCGTAGGGCAGAAGGCGGTCGTTGATAACCTGCTCATCGCCGTGTCGGCCGCGAAGAAGAGGAAAGACCCGCTCGAGCACATCCTGTTTTCGGGCCCGCCGGGCCTCGGCAAGACGACGCTAGCCCATATAATAGCCGGCGAGATGGGGACGAAGATAACCGCCACGTCCGGGCCGGCTATCGCGAAGGCCGGCGACCTGATCGGAATCCTTACAAACCTCGGCGATGGAGATATCCTTTTCATAGACGAGATCCACAGGCTCTCTAAGATCGTGGAGGAGTTCCTTTATCCGGCGATGGAGAATTACCAGATAGACTTTGTCATCGACAAAGGCCCTTACGCCAAGACTATTAAATTCAATCTAAAACCGTTCACGCTTATCGGAGCGACGACCCGCTCCGGCCTGTTGAGCGCACCGATGCGCGGCAGGTTCGGGATGTTCTACAGCCTCGATTTTTATCCCGCGGAGGAACTCGTTCATATAATCAAACGTTCCGCTAAAATACTCAAGATAACGCTCGATAAAGATTCCGCCGTTGAAATTGCTCAGCGCGCACGCGGGACTCCGCGCATAGCCAACAGGCTCCTGCGCAGGGTAAGGGATTACGCCGAGGTGAAGAACGCGGGGAAGGTAGACAAAGAGATCGTGGACAAAGCGCTGGCGATGCTCGGCATCGACGCGATGGGCCTCGACGCCCTCGACAGGAAAGTGATGAAAGCTATCATAGATACGTATAGCGGCGGGCCGGTAGGAATAGAATCCCTTGCTGCGACATTGAATGAAGAGGCGGATACTATTTCTGACGTAGTCGAGCCGTTTTTGTTAAAGATAGGATTCCTGAAACGCACACCCCGCGGCAGGGAAGCCGCAAAGTCCGCATATGAGCATTTTAAAGTCCCCTCCAAAAAAGAATCCCAGAAGGAGTTGTTTTAACCGGTCATGCGAACCCGCCTCTGTTTTTTGACGATCTTCGCGGCAATATCGGTAATTACCG
Coding sequences within:
- a CDS encoding PA14 domain-containing protein, which produces MKHWTGKNRRGIALLLTIGVLGLISLIGISFALNMLLTRKEAANFLNSSRARYIAEAGIKRAVMDIRAQVTSVSYTNLKTYIANYVVSSGTNVPLGEGTYTLTITSEEDKVNLNTFDETDASQIDILKTFLTNQQVANIIDYRDTDSTNTAISGISGNIEGAAQCKNKPFDSINEIRAATGIDQNTFANNKDKITVYKPIMRGGLLGKYYGGASGPGISGVSPDVTIDKAGFAKKVVELGPVYQTPNDTQLPGTDGYESTPSDVGWSETHDAEFAGGSSVATIVNFGVDRFGVIWDGYIEIMPDETGAPITFRVMVDDGAKLFLDDNTANVLQGTSWQDQDKTEYSGDYTFQAAGWHKIRIEYYDNTYGNTVMLKWKGASWAGASVVPAERLGYDPLMKTGLTYNHAGIYTITSTASVLSSGLTAATRQLTATVEVFGTWTQTTKEEFCAAWFNEQGNFRDGEVFNVNWLDSCPTEGDYWDAGASKMRWEEAGTYTKTPDSVKLGYWDNFDEDPAFSTAMMKGYQWNRSWWNIPDVTLNISFQDVRDNDGDGDNEIYIKCNTFEAKHFELNRYYFKPDTQSVFVRAYLKEPAPSTRIAWRGNGILYPFAVPPAPPMGLYPGAGRDQSGNYKSIYYYDENGNGQLDYHQNPVYPFNYILDDPQVFPVYDAYNGDAPVYIYSPEGKTNTALEPIPAPGSYHYWQPEGTGCGCWLFAKGSADDPQQWANCLQPNGYKTLLTDAHGTVQVLTEPRPLWPDGDTCEIRLYQGAFFHPQFDYLAEKVMAMIGSDSDYYYSWVNGVIENSDPNWAAGYPSNPIFKFVANNQYLGADWTDLDRGQHIIGANDTWPYAGAVTEMQTHWDDIRCIPPSGYLVSTPFYSGGSIKWGTVSWSAQTPSGNTAGVYFRTASSYNNIPALDSGWTAAASNGAAIGGTNPWIQYKIALAKSDINKGQYTTSSQTPVFEDLTCTYLPTARIKYWREGS
- the fusA gene encoding elongation factor G; translated protein: MDRYPAQNIRNVIFVSHSGSGKTSLIEALLFNAKMTTRLGKVAEGNTHSDYNADEIERKISITSKFLHLIWKNTRVHILDTPGYADFVGDVIAPLRAADAAVLLIEAVHGIEVGTERVWQFLEERNLPRAIFINKLDKENANFENTLNSIRDRFGKQCVALQLPVGEELSLKGVEGVLPKDGRYKEELLDAVVETDDTLTEEFLEGKEISQEEMAKALKSACISGKIIPVFCGSAVQNIGVTQLLDAIVDLFPSPADRPPVEGINPKTKEPAKRNPVDTEPFSAFIFKDIFDPYVGHLTLFRVFSGTIESNTGFYNSSRDLKERIGQIYVLQGKEQVPIQKAGAGDIAAVAKLKDSHNNDTLCDEKNPIVFPATTFPEPCISDSVKPKTRQDEEKIMGALTRLASEDPTFKITRDEQTHELVISGMGDLHLDVMLDRMKKRFGVDVEVGVPKVPYKETIKKTVKIQGKFKRQSGGRGQYGDCWLELEPLPHGQQFEFVDKVVGGAIPRQFIPSVEKGVREAMNKGFLAGYPVVDIRVTVYDGSFHEVDSSDMAFQIAGSMAFKSGQEQAGPVLLEPIMSVEIIVPNDHLGQITGDINSRRGRIMGIEGRGKQEYVKATIPLSEMFKYATELRSMTGGRGSYSMKFDHYEEVPAKITNLIVANTKKAAEEAAGGHANHGHEHHK
- a CDS encoding YebC/PmpR family DNA-binding transcriptional regulator; the protein is MSGHSKWKTQKNKKAAADAVKGRAFTKATKEITVAAKDGGGDPDVNPRLRFALAKAREVNMPKDNIEKAIKKGTGELPGVIYETINYEIYGPGGVAIMVEALTDNKNRASAEIKNILSRKGGNMAGPGAVARFFHKKGLIVIEKTKIDEDKLMDIALNAGAEDMKTEDKIYEITTDPKDFEKVKKALDDNKIECQLAEVTSVPTMTVKVAGGPAKQVLALVEALEDYEDVQNVYANFDIPDEILEQAKQE
- the ruvC gene encoding crossover junction endodeoxyribonuclease RuvC, whose protein sequence is MTNPVRNPISNGVKILGIDPGLCMTGYGLIEAGPKGIKLIEAGVVRTSAKEKVEARIEKIYKAIKGLVRESKPDVLVLEQLYSHYRHPATSILMGHARGAICLLAKETGTELVGYSATRVKKAVTGAGHASKYQMQRMIQNLFNMKSAPNPPDISDALALAVAHAHISRMDGIAGSR
- a CDS encoding helix-hairpin-helix domain-containing protein; the protein is MISHIRGKIAKRKSSSLIIDVDGGISYEVLIPGCVMKSIDGHISPDGSIKLITYHYHHTDPARSIPVLIGFLNEIEKEFFEKFITVSGIGPKAAVRALNASIPQIVKAIADGDLAALKSLPGIGEQRAKEIVAKLQNKLGKFGLIQEYGVEITVTKEPDFVEEATEILLQLQYKKPEAKEMIRKALERSPGIKTAEDLLNEVYKHKKHSK
- the ruvB gene encoding Holliday junction branch migration DNA helicase RuvB, which encodes MSEEKKDKEGRLREKLVFSQETEEDIILNLSLRPAKVTEFVGQKAVVDNLLIAVSAAKKRKDPLEHILFSGPPGLGKTTLAHIIAGEMGTKITATSGPAIAKAGDLIGILTNLGDGDILFIDEIHRLSKIVEEFLYPAMENYQIDFVIDKGPYAKTIKFNLKPFTLIGATTRSGLLSAPMRGRFGMFYSLDFYPAEELVHIIKRSAKILKITLDKDSAVEIAQRARGTPRIANRLLRRVRDYAEVKNAGKVDKEIVDKALAMLGIDAMGLDALDRKVMKAIIDTYSGGPVGIESLAATLNEEADTISDVVEPFLLKIGFLKRTPRGREAAKSAYEHFKVPSKKESQKELF